One genomic window of Thermococcus indicus includes the following:
- a CDS encoding transglutaminase domain-containing protein, producing MRKYISSALILLLTLLLIASINQIPTRLYGASEGVSAGNGSAIAGIESILGVKSPEQSVEKSVMKNGTLDLSRFYPWLNSSTRGVSPRNVSFNLSPEYSNLSYPSPPAGNNSGGAGILTEPESIDLRRNGFCRGDTERIVMTVSGAAHTAYLRGGVYATYLNGTWYRLNETSVPGNRGNLPVLSVEHSEVSDNITVVLASPIIADNLLTALYTEEVSAPGDLRYYDEGHLFGASGIVWNYTFKTVHYIFPNTVLEGAKTTVSTRYLQTPNVSERVLELARNITAGIEGDYLKARAIESYLRMHYEFDMNAPPAPNGIDPLEWFLFHSKRGVCIDFNTAFVILARLNGIPARLVTGYLIKETPAEQAVHPIQAHAWAEVPFEGIGWVTFDATAPAGGLLGQGNGTFGMSESQKPKNRSPAGPDFDILIDPNPVVTDVNKSFRVYITVIPHGLREVNGCKPELGVKISMGGLYSVSSTIAPNITKSFLMKEIPEPGTYHPTVKVVLSYCGTVNGTASRGFTVIVRGGKFSLTAEPENLTLVTGELGRLKIHVIGDGYFGRVNLDVEYPGRYRLLKESGNPDFESDLILTAPSRPGDYTIKITGTSNDTAVVLQVPLRVLGRTRTRITDYPSEILKNQSFWVNGTVTGENGGPVDGPVYVTLNESKDSPGVVVGMGASVNGRFSVECSVPPDLPLGNYQIVAHFEGNDYYLPSNSDPEVIVRDRTTIQIEERVVTKTGKFELGGKLIDSAGNGVPNATIEVNLDGSSRINVTTDSAGVFTAPLLLETPGGHHVLISYGGSRYYLGAEAAVNITAVELNATVPDRWIIGRNITINGSILGIDSGSVSLSTPMGRFTSVLEEGRFNFTVPVNVSPGIYNVFFTYEDVLLESTPVTLASPTNMTVEFGEMREGENATIAVRLVDAFGNPVPGRVIILDLFGNHSARTDMNGTALFAVRPSESGRQGARAVFEGDEFYLPSTAEFEVSVARRPPYALILAGLIILPAGVLVYRRREGLTALRIGITSALRGLEKRRYAPILHPDRRPPVYGEGEKITVTSDVPVELFVDGKPAGTGNRFELVLPRGVHELLAKGEKVMGWVKVWVVDYREEIMRLYDRCFLELARRKGLGGKDLAPEELAHRLRGEYDWDDLKTVTYLFEVARYSLYPVGRREFMEFYQSLSRLVGGDCYEED from the coding sequence TTGAGAAAATACATATCCTCCGCGCTGATCCTCCTGCTCACCCTGCTCCTGATAGCGTCGATAAATCAGATACCTACAAGGCTCTATGGCGCCTCCGAGGGGGTTTCTGCGGGTAATGGCTCTGCAATTGCAGGCATTGAGAGTATTCTGGGGGTTAAAAGTCCCGAACAGTCTGTAGAGAAGTCTGTGATGAAAAACGGTACCCTCGATCTCTCCCGGTTTTATCCCTGGCTAAACAGCAGCACACGTGGGGTATCCCCGAGAAACGTTTCTTTCAATCTCAGTCCGGAGTACAGCAACCTGAGCTACCCTTCTCCACCGGCCGGGAACAACTCCGGTGGTGCGGGTATCCTTACAGAGCCCGAGTCCATAGACCTCCGCAGGAACGGCTTCTGCAGGGGAGACACCGAGAGAATCGTCATGACAGTGAGCGGGGCAGCCCACACCGCGTACCTCAGGGGTGGTGTCTATGCCACGTACCTGAACGGAACGTGGTACCGCCTGAACGAGACCTCAGTACCTGGAAACCGGGGCAATCTTCCAGTTCTCTCCGTGGAGCATTCGGAGGTGTCCGATAACATCACGGTGGTTCTGGCGTCCCCAATAATCGCGGACAACCTCCTGACAGCCCTTTATACCGAAGAGGTGAGCGCGCCGGGTGATCTGAGATACTACGATGAAGGCCACCTGTTCGGAGCCTCTGGGATCGTCTGGAACTACACCTTCAAAACCGTACACTATATATTCCCGAATACTGTCCTGGAGGGAGCGAAAACCACTGTTTCTACCCGGTACCTCCAGACTCCTAACGTGAGTGAGAGGGTTCTGGAGCTCGCCCGCAACATAACCGCGGGGATCGAAGGGGACTACCTGAAGGCGAGGGCAATAGAGAGCTATCTTCGCATGCACTACGAATTCGACATGAACGCGCCCCCCGCTCCCAATGGTATCGACCCCCTCGAATGGTTCCTGTTCCACTCAAAGAGAGGGGTCTGCATCGACTTCAACACTGCCTTTGTGATTCTGGCCAGACTGAACGGAATCCCCGCGAGGCTGGTTACAGGATACCTGATAAAGGAAACCCCCGCCGAGCAGGCCGTGCACCCGATACAGGCCCACGCGTGGGCGGAGGTGCCCTTTGAGGGCATTGGGTGGGTTACGTTCGATGCCACGGCACCCGCGGGCGGTCTCTTGGGACAAGGTAACGGGACCTTCGGGATGAGCGAATCGCAGAAACCGAAGAACCGGAGCCCTGCCGGCCCGGATTTCGACATCTTGATCGACCCGAATCCTGTTGTCACCGATGTCAACAAGTCTTTCCGGGTTTACATTACAGTGATTCCGCACGGCCTCAGAGAGGTAAACGGCTGCAAACCGGAACTCGGTGTTAAAATCAGCATGGGTGGATTGTATTCGGTCAGCTCCACGATTGCGCCGAACATCACGAAATCCTTCCTCATGAAGGAAATCCCGGAGCCGGGCACGTATCATCCAACGGTCAAAGTCGTTCTCTCATACTGCGGTACCGTGAACGGAACCGCATCCCGGGGGTTCACCGTCATAGTTCGGGGCGGGAAGTTCTCGCTGACGGCAGAACCTGAAAACCTCACCCTCGTGACGGGGGAACTCGGCAGATTAAAGATACACGTCATAGGGGACGGGTACTTCGGAAGGGTTAACCTGGACGTGGAGTACCCCGGTAGGTACAGGCTCCTGAAGGAGTCAGGAAACCCGGACTTTGAATCCGACCTCATCTTAACGGCGCCCTCAAGGCCCGGGGACTACACCATCAAAATAACCGGAACTTCCAACGACACAGCGGTCGTCCTTCAGGTTCCCCTGCGCGTTCTCGGGCGCACCAGGACGAGGATAACGGATTACCCCTCCGAAATACTGAAGAACCAATCCTTCTGGGTGAACGGAACCGTAACCGGCGAGAACGGAGGGCCCGTTGACGGCCCGGTGTACGTGACCCTCAACGAGAGCAAGGACTCGCCCGGTGTGGTGGTTGGCATGGGTGCCTCTGTAAACGGACGCTTCAGCGTTGAGTGCTCCGTCCCCCCAGACCTCCCATTGGGGAACTATCAGATCGTAGCCCACTTCGAGGGAAACGATTACTACCTTCCGTCCAACAGCGACCCCGAGGTAATCGTCAGGGACAGGACCACAATTCAGATTGAGGAGCGGGTGGTGACGAAGACCGGGAAGTTCGAACTCGGGGGAAAGCTCATTGACTCCGCCGGAAACGGCGTTCCCAACGCCACGATTGAGGTCAACCTGGATGGAAGCTCTCGCATCAACGTTACCACCGATTCCGCCGGCGTCTTCACGGCTCCCCTGCTTCTGGAAACGCCAGGGGGACACCACGTTCTGATATCGTACGGGGGAAGCAGGTACTATCTGGGTGCGGAGGCGGCGGTAAACATCACCGCGGTCGAGCTCAATGCAACCGTTCCTGATAGGTGGATAATAGGCAGGAACATCACGATCAACGGCTCGATTCTGGGCATCGACTCCGGCAGCGTGTCCCTTTCGACCCCCATGGGCCGCTTCACCAGCGTCCTAGAGGAGGGGCGCTTTAACTTCACCGTTCCAGTAAACGTTTCTCCGGGGATTTACAACGTTTTCTTTACCTACGAGGACGTTCTTCTGGAGAGCACCCCCGTGACCCTGGCCTCCCCCACCAACATGACCGTGGAATTCGGCGAGATGCGGGAGGGGGAGAACGCCACGATCGCGGTCAGGCTCGTGGATGCGTTCGGCAATCCGGTCCCGGGAAGGGTCATCATCCTCGACCTCTTCGGCAACCACAGCGCCAGAACCGACATGAACGGCACGGCCCTCTTCGCGGTTCGGCCGAGTGAAAGCGGGAGACAGGGGGCCAGGGCGGTCTTTGAAGGGGATGAGTTTTATCTCCCCTCCACCGCGGAGTTCGAGGTTTCCGTGGCCAGGCGGCCGCCTTACGCCCTTATTCTCGCGGGCCTCATCATACTGCCCGCTGGGGTGCTCGTCTACCGGAGGAGGGAAGGTCTCACGGCGCTTAGGATTGGGATTACCTCCGCCCTCAGGGGGCTGGAGAAAAGGCGCTACGCGCCAATTCTGCATCCCGACAGAAGGCCGCCGGTTTACGGCGAGGGCGAAAAAATCACCGTCACGAGCGACGTTCCCGTTGAGCTCTTCGTCGACGGCAAGCCCGCTGGAACGGGGAATAGATTTGAACTGGTGCTGCCCAGAGGGGTTCACGAACTTCTCGCAAAGGGGGAGAAAGTTATGGGATGGGTCAAGGTGTGGGTTGTGGACTACAGGGAGGAGATAATGAGGCTCTACGACAGATGCTTCCTCGAACTCGCCAGGAGAAAAGGGCTGGGGGGCAAAGACCTCGCCCCGGAGGAACTTGCCCACAGGTTGCGGGGTGAATACGACTGGGATGATTTGAAAACCGTCACGTACCTTTTCGAGGTCGCCAGGTACAGTCTTTATCCCGTTGGAAGGAGGGAGTTCATGGAGTTCTACCAGTCCCTGTCCCGACTGGTGGGAGGTGACTGCTATGAGGAAGATTGA
- a CDS encoding aminotransferase class I/II-fold pyridoxal phosphate-dependent enzyme: MLEPVKFSTYHGGAREEGLLDFSASLNPYPPEWLDEMFERSKEISDRYPYYERLEEELRELIDQPVTVTAGITEALYLLGILALRGRKVIIPGHTYGEYERVARIFGAKVVKGPNDPERLAELVERNSVVFFCNPNNPDGRFYRIKELKPLLDAVEDRKALLVLDEAFIDFVERRESPEGENIVKLRTFTKSYGLPGIRVGYVLGFPEAFRSVRMPWSIGSTGVAFLEFVIEDGFEHLRKTLPLIWREKKRLEKALKVKSDANFFIKRVGNAKEFVEGLKRRGILVRNCESFGLPEYVRFSVRKPEENDILIAGFKRV, encoded by the coding sequence ATGCTTGAGCCCGTGAAGTTCTCGACCTACCACGGCGGTGCGAGGGAGGAAGGTTTGCTCGACTTCTCGGCATCTCTGAACCCGTATCCTCCGGAATGGCTTGACGAAATGTTTGAGCGCTCCAAAGAGATAAGCGATCGCTATCCATACTATGAGAGGCTTGAGGAGGAATTGAGAGAGCTCATCGACCAACCTGTAACGGTGACCGCTGGAATCACTGAGGCGCTCTACCTCCTAGGAATCCTCGCGCTCCGCGGGAGGAAGGTAATAATCCCGGGCCACACCTACGGCGAATACGAGAGGGTGGCGAGAATTTTTGGGGCGAAGGTCGTCAAAGGCCCCAACGATCCAGAAAGGCTGGCGGAACTCGTCGAGAGAAATTCCGTTGTATTTTTCTGCAACCCCAACAACCCCGACGGGAGGTTTTATAGAATTAAGGAGCTCAAACCGCTCCTCGATGCGGTTGAGGACAGAAAAGCCCTCCTTGTCCTCGACGAGGCCTTCATAGACTTCGTTGAAAGGCGGGAAAGTCCGGAAGGAGAGAACATAGTGAAGCTCAGAACCTTCACGAAGAGCTATGGTCTGCCTGGGATAAGGGTGGGCTACGTCCTGGGCTTTCCAGAGGCGTTTAGGAGTGTTAGAATGCCCTGGAGCATAGGCTCAACGGGCGTTGCCTTCCTCGAATTCGTGATTGAAGACGGCTTCGAGCACCTGCGGAAGACCCTGCCCCTAATCTGGCGCGAGAAGAAGAGGCTGGAAAAGGCGCTAAAGGTTAAAAGCGACGCCAACTTCTTCATCAAGCGCGTTGGCAATGCGAAGGAATTCGTTGAGGGCCTCAAGAGGCGCGGGATCCTCGTGAGAAACTGTGAGAGCTTCGGCCTGCCGGAATACGTTCGCTTTTCGGTCAGAAAGCCTGAGGAGAATGATATTTTGATTGCAGGATTCAAGCGGGTTTAA
- the cbiB gene encoding adenosylcobinamide-phosphate synthase CbiB, which translates to MEVLTVFFLALLWDLLLGEPPAKVHPVVWFGRLADLFEGRWRRRDPSLDFLAGTSTALLVIITALLLSLLPSYLPFPLDYALGVYILKSSFAVRSLYEHVARTITGNIEEKRKAVSMIVSRDVKALDEAHLNSASIESLAENLNDSVIAPLFYFLLFGIPGALLYRAVNTLDAMLGYRNERYEYFGKFSARLDDVLNFVPARLTVLLYIPLGWRKVLGHYRLARFKLNSDKPISAMSAVLGVWLEKPGLYRFPGREPGNEDIGRALKVYWVIVAEWVVIVALLLTTEVFPCLSP; encoded by the coding sequence ATGGAGGTTCTGACGGTTTTCTTCCTTGCACTGCTCTGGGATCTGCTCTTAGGGGAACCGCCGGCTAAGGTTCATCCCGTCGTGTGGTTCGGTAGGTTAGCTGACCTTTTTGAGGGACGCTGGAGGAGAAGAGACCCCTCCCTCGATTTTCTGGCCGGAACCTCCACGGCCCTTCTCGTCATAATCACCGCCCTTCTGCTCTCACTTCTCCCTTCCTACCTCCCCTTCCCGCTGGACTACGCCCTCGGGGTTTACATCCTCAAGAGCTCCTTCGCGGTTAGAAGTTTATACGAGCACGTCGCGAGGACGATAACTGGGAACATCGAGGAAAAGAGGAAGGCCGTTTCGATGATAGTCAGCAGAGATGTTAAAGCCCTCGACGAGGCCCACCTAAACTCCGCCTCAATAGAAAGCCTCGCCGAGAACCTCAACGACTCGGTGATTGCTCCGCTCTTCTACTTCCTCCTCTTCGGCATCCCGGGAGCTTTGCTCTACCGCGCGGTGAACACCTTGGATGCCATGCTCGGCTACAGGAACGAGCGCTATGAATATTTTGGCAAGTTTTCCGCCAGGTTGGATGACGTTCTCAACTTCGTCCCGGCCCGCTTGACGGTTCTCCTTTACATTCCGCTCGGCTGGAGGAAAGTTCTGGGACACTACCGTCTCGCGAGGTTCAAGCTCAACTCCGACAAACCCATCTCGGCGATGTCAGCCGTCCTCGGCGTCTGGCTTGAGAAGCCCGGCCTTTATAGATTTCCGGGGAGGGAACCGGGGAACGAAGACATAGGGAGGGCTTTGAAGGTTTACTGGGTGATTGTTGCGGAATGGGTGGTTATCGTTGCTCTACTCCTAACAACGGAGGTGTTCCCATGCTTGAGCCCGTGA
- a CDS encoding uracil-DNA glycosylase family protein: MLLPFENLKKVGGIYVNPANLKVIPLVLRDWRDFLSLDEKTYGVYARTIYNPDERFLVVNGEDGRKARELEALYRELLKDPLRFCREEYYRYQLRVGEFGGLPFSNGWPGSGVVLVGEAPGRKGCGKTGICFYRDASGMLLRKTLFSLGINPDFLYITNVVKCNPPDNRFRGFGEGELELLGRELKAVKPRAIFAVGRTAEKALKRLGFEFTYLRHPAWYVRRGLRGPNEEMLEEYSAIREAFGEWRF; encoded by the coding sequence ATGCTCTTGCCGTTTGAGAACCTCAAAAAGGTCGGCGGGATCTACGTAAACCCGGCCAATCTTAAGGTAATCCCGTTAGTCCTCCGCGACTGGAGGGATTTTCTGAGCTTAGACGAGAAAACCTACGGGGTCTACGCGAGAACGATATACAACCCCGACGAGCGCTTCCTCGTCGTGAACGGGGAAGACGGGAGAAAAGCCAGGGAGCTGGAAGCCCTCTACCGTGAGCTCCTCAAAGACCCCCTGAGGTTCTGTCGCGAGGAATACTACCGCTATCAGCTCCGGGTGGGCGAGTTTGGGGGTCTGCCCTTCTCCAACGGCTGGCCCGGCTCCGGCGTTGTTCTCGTCGGGGAGGCACCGGGGAGAAAGGGCTGCGGAAAGACTGGAATCTGTTTCTACCGCGACGCCTCGGGAATGCTGCTGAGGAAGACGCTCTTCAGCCTCGGCATCAACCCGGACTTCTTATACATAACCAACGTCGTCAAGTGCAATCCTCCCGACAACAGGTTTAGGGGCTTCGGTGAGGGCGAGCTTGAGCTCCTCGGGAGGGAGCTTAAAGCTGTGAAGCCGAGAGCCATCTTCGCGGTCGGCAGAACCGCCGAAAAGGCCCTGAAACGGCTCGGCTTTGAGTTCACCTACCTCAGACACCCCGCCTGGTACGTGAGAAGGGGGCTGAGGGGGCCAAATGAGGAGATGCTGGAAGAATACTCGGCGATAAGGGAGGCCTTCGGAGAATGGAGGTTCTGA
- the cobZ gene encoding alpha-ribazole phosphatase CobZ: MERRELVEKLKEKGITLDSMLDTALELYVGDGREKVRERLEKLMLRYLDDINIQALLMAALLLEENFKVEGDPVNLIADELIGIDIAEYIGGKMALFNFFYYDTRKPGILAELPPFLDDAIGGFIAGCMTRLFESEADWP, translated from the coding sequence ATGGAACGAAGGGAACTGGTGGAGAAACTGAAGGAAAAGGGAATAACCCTTGACTCCATGCTCGACACGGCTCTGGAGCTTTACGTGGGGGATGGAAGGGAAAAAGTCCGCGAGAGGCTCGAAAAGCTGATGCTAAGGTATCTCGACGACATCAACATCCAAGCGCTTCTCATGGCGGCGCTCCTGCTTGAGGAGAACTTCAAGGTCGAAGGCGACCCCGTGAACCTTATCGCGGACGAGCTGATTGGAATAGACATCGCCGAATACATAGGCGGGAAGATGGCGCTCTTCAACTTCTTCTACTACGACACAAGGAAGCCCGGGATTCTGGCCGAGCTTCCGCCGTTTCTTGACGATGCGATAGGCGGCTTCATAGCCGGCTGCATGACGAGGCTCTTCGAATCGGAGGCGGACTGGCCATGA
- the cobS gene encoding adenosylcobinamide-GDP ribazoletransferase — MRNLLPFLTRIPVEGDFEKAREELWAFPLVALVSSALPTLVLYLGLPLSNVLALLALYFTIGLLHLDGLADWADGVMVKGDRERKIKAMKDLNTGIAGIFAVVMVLLLQVYSLSLVPFYALFLSELNSKLGMLLALATKKPLGQGLGAYFMEGMTGKRLLGGLIFYALLLVPLIAYDPNVLASLLGLLAGGYAIRISLKNFGGINGDCIGAIAEITRAGTLVVMAFAWQLI, encoded by the coding sequence ATGAGGAACCTCCTGCCGTTCTTGACAAGGATTCCAGTGGAAGGAGACTTCGAGAAAGCCCGCGAGGAGCTCTGGGCCTTTCCACTCGTTGCCTTGGTTAGTTCAGCGCTTCCAACGCTCGTCCTCTACTTAGGGCTTCCCCTCTCGAACGTCCTTGCCCTTCTCGCGCTCTACTTCACCATTGGCCTCCTCCACCTCGACGGCTTGGCGGACTGGGCCGATGGGGTAATGGTCAAAGGAGACAGGGAGAGGAAGATAAAGGCGATGAAAGATTTAAACACCGGTATAGCCGGCATCTTCGCCGTGGTGATGGTTCTGCTCCTCCAGGTTTACTCCCTTTCGCTTGTTCCTTTCTACGCGCTTTTTTTATCCGAGCTGAACTCAAAGCTCGGCATGCTCCTCGCTCTGGCAACAAAGAAGCCCCTCGGTCAGGGCCTTGGGGCGTATTTCATGGAAGGGATGACTGGGAAACGGCTCCTCGGCGGGCTCATTTTCTACGCCCTCCTCCTCGTCCCTCTAATTGCCTATGATCCGAACGTCTTGGCCTCGCTCCTCGGCCTTCTCGCTGGGGGCTATGCAATTCGTATTTCCCTGAAAAACTTCGGCGGAATAAACGGTGACTGCATAGGTGCGATAGCGGAGATAACAAGGGCCGGGACGTTGGTGGTTATGGCGTTTGCGTGGCAATTGATTTAA
- a CDS encoding DUF2281 domain-containing protein, producing MFAKLPPEARRELLDYAEFLLQKYGKRESRGFRFTWEGKLKDVKMTSVELQHKALEWREKVSD from the coding sequence ATATTTGCTAAGCTTCCGCCCGAGGCCCGAAGGGAGCTTTTAGACTACGCGGAATTCCTTCTCCAGAAATATGGAAAGCGAGAGAGCAGAGGGTTTAGGTTTACCTGGGAAGGAAAGCTGAAGGACGTCAAGATGACCTCCGTTGAACTCCAGCACAAGGCCTTGGAGTGGCGGGAGAAGGTATCTGATTGA
- a CDS encoding type II toxin-antitoxin system HicA family toxin, with product MTKLPRDVSGEEVIKALRKLGYYPARQKGSHVILIGPSGKMITVPLHKSLKTGLLRAILREVGISVKVFKELLEDP from the coding sequence ATGACAAAGCTTCCACGAGACGTTTCCGGAGAGGAAGTCATTAAAGCCCTTCGAAAGTTGGGATACTATCCTGCCCGCCAAAAAGGTTCTCACGTTATCCTAATTGGTCCTTCTGGAAAAATGATAACAGTTCCGCTCCACAAAAGCCTAAAAACCGGCCTTTTAAGGGCTATTCTTCGGGAGGTGGGGATTTCCGTTAAGGTCTTCAAAGAACTCCTTGAGGATCCATAA
- a CDS encoding type II toxin-antitoxin system HicB family antitoxin: MKFKVVLEPQPEGGYVAYVPALPGCFSQGETKEEALKNIKEAIELYLEVLEEKELGKTMKKFIRSEKSHIVEVSL, encoded by the coding sequence ATGAAGTTTAAGGTCGTCCTTGAACCTCAACCGGAGGGTGGCTATGTCGCATACGTTCCCGCCCTCCCTGGTTGCTTTAGCCAGGGTGAAACAAAAGAGGAAGCTCTTAAAAACATAAAAGAGGCTATCGAGCTCTACCTTGAAGTCCTTGAAGAGAAAGAACTCGGAAAGACTATGAAAAAGTTCATTCGCTCCGAGAAAAGTCACATCGTCGAGGTATCCCTATGA
- a CDS encoding MJ1477/TM1410 family putative glycoside hydrolase — MRLAGVFLLLLIVFASACLSDAPVGEKTSTASFSPPLQPIPETTSSPAPSVSHTSSPTPSNSTSLKTAQQNVTSTGQTAPEGETSSQVPGKRTLNLSSTKSWAYWLQNASPEVIANSGFDLVVMDYSRDGGDETAYTREEIEMIKRAGVIPIAYISIGEAEEYRFYWRDEWKENPPEWLGPENPDWEGNYAVKYWEEGWKRVVLEYLDKIIAQGFSGVYLDKVDEYWFWAEKGYNESWTAKQMIEFIIQISNYTRSKAGKDFIIIPQNGEWLLDYDNGSLLRTVSGWASEDVFYDGLEPSPWVSEKVPLLDGVVKAGKIVLVVDYVDDGTRSDEDLARILDFIEKARERGYLPYVAFEDRELDRLDVIPGVQPPIEK; from the coding sequence ATGAGGCTCGCTGGTGTGTTCCTCCTGCTCCTCATAGTTTTTGCTTCCGCCTGCCTTTCAGACGCTCCAGTGGGAGAGAAAACCAGTACGGCTTCGTTCTCGCCCCCTCTCCAACCCATACCTGAGACGACGTCTTCTCCCGCTCCCTCCGTATCGCACACCTCCTCCCCGACTCCATCAAACTCCACCTCGCTCAAAACAGCCCAGCAAAACGTAACGTCAACGGGACAAACCGCTCCAGAGGGTGAGACTTCAAGCCAAGTCCCAGGTAAGAGAACGCTGAACCTCTCCTCGACTAAGAGCTGGGCCTACTGGCTCCAGAACGCGAGTCCCGAGGTGATAGCCAATAGTGGCTTCGACTTGGTTGTCATGGACTACTCGAGGGACGGGGGCGATGAAACCGCTTACACGAGAGAGGAAATCGAGATGATTAAGAGGGCCGGGGTGATTCCCATAGCCTACATCAGCATCGGTGAGGCTGAAGAGTATCGCTTCTACTGGAGAGATGAGTGGAAAGAGAATCCTCCCGAGTGGCTCGGGCCGGAGAATCCTGACTGGGAGGGCAACTACGCCGTCAAGTACTGGGAGGAGGGCTGGAAGAGGGTAGTCCTCGAGTATCTCGACAAAATCATCGCGCAGGGTTTTTCAGGCGTTTACCTCGACAAAGTTGATGAGTACTGGTTCTGGGCTGAGAAGGGCTACAACGAGAGCTGGACGGCAAAGCAGATGATCGAATTCATAATCCAGATATCCAACTACACCCGCTCTAAAGCCGGCAAGGACTTCATAATAATCCCCCAGAACGGGGAGTGGCTCCTTGACTACGATAATGGGAGCCTTTTGAGAACAGTCTCCGGCTGGGCGAGTGAGGACGTCTTTTACGACGGCCTTGAGCCGAGTCCCTGGGTGAGCGAAAAGGTTCCACTCCTCGATGGGGTTGTTAAGGCCGGAAAAATTGTTCTGGTTGTTGATTATGTTGATGACGGGACAAGGAGCGATGAAGACCTCGCAAGAATCCTCGACTTTATAGAAAAGGCCCGGGAGAGGGGTTACCTCCCCTACGTGGCCTTCGAGGACAGGGAGCTGGATAGACTCGATGTGATTCCTGGGGTTCAGCCGCCTATAGAAAAATAA
- a CDS encoding NTP transferase domain-containing protein → MIIIMAGGRSSRMGREKPVLKVGNRPMLLRVYEEAKKVDEVLVALSRNTPKTRELCLREGIPFVETPGKGYVEDLIYLLREFGPFISVSADLPFVRASDFLAIKKAFDGKTSLTGVLPLRLVPKDLKPIVYKGYAIVGLNAVGTEGEEFFELSNPLLALNVNTPEELKLANRIACLVGK, encoded by the coding sequence ATGATAATCATCATGGCAGGCGGAAGGTCGAGCAGAATGGGCCGGGAGAAGCCCGTCCTGAAGGTTGGAAATAGACCAATGCTCCTGCGCGTTTACGAGGAGGCGAAAAAGGTTGACGAAGTTCTTGTGGCCCTCTCAAGGAACACGCCGAAGACGAGGGAACTTTGCCTCCGCGAGGGAATTCCCTTCGTTGAAACCCCCGGAAAGGGCTACGTTGAGGATCTAATTTACCTTCTCCGCGAGTTCGGGCCGTTCATCAGCGTTTCCGCTGACTTGCCCTTCGTGAGGGCGAGCGACTTTCTGGCGATAAAGAAGGCCTTCGACGGAAAAACGAGCCTGACAGGAGTTCTTCCTCTGAGGCTCGTTCCGAAGGACTTAAAGCCAATCGTTTACAAAGGCTACGCAATAGTCGGCCTCAACGCTGTTGGAACCGAAGGCGAGGAATTCTTCGAGCTGAGCAACCCGCTTTTGGCTTTGAACGTGAACACGCCGGAAGAGTTAAAGCTGGCGAACAGAATAGCCTGCCTGGTGGGAAAATGA